The Doryrhamphus excisus isolate RoL2022-K1 chromosome 1, RoL_Dexc_1.0, whole genome shotgun sequence genome includes a window with the following:
- the tnfrsf21 gene encoding tumor necrosis factor receptor superfamily member 21, translating into MSAMFVSSVVLWTLVVEISTQVLTTADPLILSPRHYQYIDPDSGAQLVCDKCPAGTYVSVHCSPTSIRECNPCPAGTFTRGENGVVQCHRCRTPCPEGLIEKVPCTATQDRVCTCPSDSFLSGEGNTECKPHSKCPPGTRVKKRGSETEDVLCKPCTKGTFSRGGGESSALKCQAHVDCRARGLTLLTAGTRETDNVCGPPFTSSPTTTPSTSSLLAPEHHKGSKSHSAAIQLRKKQDGKPDGVIHIHTIPPTREPTSPTALKQHVDHTHQWDQTDPNLLHGPKKRTAEGLEGSDIRVGTGISKIAVELNGGGGGWVSNYNRNIRRGSPRPSTHDTFDINEHLPWMIVLLLLLVLVVIVMCSVKQSSRVLKKGPMQDPSSIMEKALHKKPSVPPVPVKEKWLYYSNGQGVDILKLVAAHIGPLWIDIYQSLANATEREVAAFSNGYSSDHERAYAALQHWTIRDGDANLAKLINALHRQRRIDVVEKIRLVMEDNPQFDINQLMTSVNASQSLSPIHKPPESPGSVGGTVEQSPVDRTKSFFHDESEPLLRCDSTSSKDSALSRNGSFITKEKKDTVLRQVRLDPCDLQPIFDDMLHILTPEELHIIEEIPNAEDKLDQLFEIAGVKSQEASQTLLDSVYSHLPDLL; encoded by the exons GTCCTGTGGACGTTGGTAGTTGAAATCTCAACCCAGGTTTTGACTACAGCTGACCCGCTCATCCTCTCCCCTCGTCACTATCAGTACATAGACCCAGACTCGGGCGCCCAGCTGGTCTGCGACAAATGCCCGGCAGGTACTTATGTGTCTGTCCACTGTTCCCCAACGTCTATTCGGGAGTGCAACCCGTGCCCAGCAGGCACGTTCACACGCGGTGAAAACGGTGTAGTCCAATGCCATCGTTGCCGGACTCCATGTCCTGAAGGCCTCATTGAGAAAGTACCCTGCACTGCCACCCAGGACCGTGTGTGTACATGCCCCTCTGATAGCTTCCTGTCGGGGGAAGGAAACACAGAGTGTAAACCCCACTCCAAGTGCCCCCCGGGTACGAGAGTGAAAAAGCGGGGTAGCGAAACAGAAGATGTGCTTTGCAAACCGTGCACCAAAGGAACTTTCTcccgtggggggggggaatcgaGCGCACTCAAATGCCAAGCCCACGTGGACTGCAGAGCGCGGGGGCTCACGTTGCTCACAGCAGGGACAAGAGAAACTGATAATGTCTGTGGACCCCCGTTTACATCTTCCCCCACCACGACTCCATCTACATCTTCATTGCTGGCACCAGAACATCACAAAG GTTCCAAGAGTCACTCGGCAGCCATAcaactgagaaaaaaacaagatggGAAACCAGACGGTGTAATTCACATCCACACTATTCCACCCACTCGGGAGCCGACGTCTCCCACGGCTCTCAAACAACACGTGGATCATACTCACCAATGGGACCAAACAGATCCTAACCTTTTGCATGGACCTAAAAAGAGGACCGCAGAAGGATTAGAAGGTTCAGACATCAGGGTCGGTACGGGTATCAGTAAGATCGCTGTGGAGTTGAACGGAGGCGGCGGAGGTTGGGTGTCCAACTACAACAGAAACATTCGAAGAGGATCCCCACGGCCGAGCACACACGATACCTTCGACATCAACGAGCACCTACCCTGGATGATCGTTCTGCTGCTTCTGCTCGTCCTGGTGGTGATTGTGATGTGCAGCGTGAAGCAGAGTTCCCGTGTGCTCAAGAAAGGCCCGATGCAGGACCCGAGTAGCATCATGGAGAAAGCGCTTCACAAGAAACCATCTGTGCCTCCGGTTCCGGTCAAAGAGAAGTGGCTGTACTACTCCAATGGACAAG gggtggACATCCTAAAACTAGTCGCCGCACACATTGGTCCCTTGTGGATCGATATCTACCAGTCACTAGCCAACGCCACTGAACGTGAAGTGGCTGCCTTCTCCAATGGCTACTCGTCGGATCACGAGCGAGCGTATGCCGCGCTGCAGCACTGGACCATTCGAGACGGCGACGCCAATCTGGCAAAACTGATCAATGCCTTGCATCGGCAGCGCCGCATCGACGTGGTGGAGAAGATCCGGCTGGTCATGGAGGACAACCCACAG TTTGACATCAACCAGCTGATGACATCAGTCAACGCAAGCCAAAGCCTAAGTCCCATCCACAAGCCTCCGGAGTCTCCCGGCAGCGTGGGAGGTACGGTGGAGCAGTCGCCCGTGGACCGCACCAAAAGCTTCTTCCACGACGAATCAGAACCACTACTCCGTTGCGACTCCACCTCCAGCAAGGACTCTGCCCTCAGCAGGAACGGCTCGTTCATCACCAAAG AGAAGAAAGACACGGTGCTTCGTCAAGTCCGCCTCGACCCATGTGACCTCCAGCCCATTTTTGACGACATGCTGCACATTCTCACCCCGGAAGAGCTCCACATCATAGAGGAGATCCCCAACGCCGAGGACAAGCTGGACCAGCTTTTTGAAATCGCGGGGGTCAAAAGTCAGGAGGCCAGTCAGACGCTGCTGGACTCGGTCTACAGCCACCTTCCAGACCTTTTGTAG